GCTGACTTATTTCGCGGTTCGTTCAGGGTGTTGTGCACTGGGTTGCCGAGCCATTAAAGGTGGAAATAAGACTGTTTGAGAAGCTGTTCTTATCAGAGGTATAGTTTTGCTCACCGTTCTTGCTGTCTGTCATTACAACAGACTTGTGTAGGACAGGGAAGTCACTTCCTTGTGAATGCATTTCTTGCCCTTGTgaatgttttttttttgtttttgggtGAGCACTTGTTTCATTCATGTTTCCTCCAGTGCTCACTTTGCCTCCCACCTCAACAACATTATTGTGTTGCACCAAAAACAGCTCGCTTGTCAAGTATTTGTATGTTTATATTTAGTGTGTTCCGGAGATACCATGAGCTAGTTTTTATTACCAGATACACAAAATGGAAGATTTATTCAATTTCCGTAGCACATGGTTAACCACATGCTGTGTTGATTTATTCATTTTCTCAATGTATGTTTGAGAACGATTTGATTGTGCTCAGAAataccaactactccctccgtaaactaatataagagcgtttagatcactaaagcagtaatctaaacgcttttatattagtttacagagggagtactcccCAAGCAATAGAAACGTGTGCCTCATTGAAGGCGTAATGTCATGTCGAAGTTCTTGGACTCCAGTTTCCGGTGGCCTATGGTGGTATTTGGTGTTTCTAGAAAAAATGCTAGATATGTTCTCCACACGTCGCATTGAGGGGAAGTGTCCATGGACGTGGATTTTTGGAACCTGGATGCAACCCAAAAAATGGGCAAATAAtactaaaaaaaatgaaaaaaaaatctgaaCTTCATACTCGCAAGTCTTGCAAGGAAATGACATATGTGATATTCCGAGCAAAAAGATAAAATCAGCGCTATAAAATAAACCATGCTTGAATCAATTTAGAGGCTCATTTTTGTTTTCTTCGCCAAGAATACAACAGATGTTGTTACCTCGCGAAACTTCACATGTGAGTGTACCCCCCTTCCCAAAAAGAACTTCACATGTGAGTGGAACGTTCACCATTTTTGCGGCATGTTCACCTTTGTGTTCTTGTATTTTCGAAATTTAAATCCCTAAGAAAATGATGACAGCAACACGCTGCCTTCCGGGCCCACCCTCATAAACTCTCTGTGCTCCGGCCCACATTATCCATCACCCATATCCCCAGGCTCAAATCCATCCACGTAGCACCACTCACGTCCCCCCACGTGGCACCCCTCCCCGCTCTTCCCTCCACCTTCCTCCCGCCTCCATCTTCCACCCACCCCCCTCAACTCTCAAAAACCTCACCTCCCAGTCCAGAAAAatgcttcaccaccaccaccacctcctctcctcctccgcctcctccttccctcccgccgccgcgcaatccctcctcctcctcccgcgacaGCCGACCGCCAGCCTGCGCGCCCTCCtctccatggccgacgccgcctCAACCTCCAGCTCGTTCCGCCCCCCGCGCGCCGTGCtggcggcggcggtgccgtcccTGGGCGCCGAGGAGACCGCCGCGGCGGCCGACGAGGCATTCCGGAGGCACACCTCGACGGGCCTTCGGAGGGGAGGTGGCGGCGTGGCCGTCGTGTGGTTCAGGAGCGACCTCCGGGTGCTCGACAACGAGGCGCTGGCGCGCGCGTGGGCGGCCTCCGGCGCCGTCCTCCCCGTCTACTGCGTCGACCCCCGCGTCCTCGCCGGCGCCACCCACCGCTTCGGCTTCCCCAAGACCGGAGGCGAGGCACACCACACCACAGCAAATTTCCACGGCATCGACGACACTGAAGCTCGATTGATCCGACTGACCGACTGACTGATCGATCGTTGCAGCACTGAGGGCGCAGTTCCTGATAGAGTGCCTGGGAGACCTGAAGCAGAATCTCCAGAAGCGCGGCCTCGACCTGCTCGTCCGGCACGGCAAGCCCGAAGACATCCTCCCTGCGATCGCCAAGGCCGTCAGCGCACACACAGTAAGCTAGCCCGTCTGCACAAATCTCACATCCACCGAGCCGGTTGATTGCTCCAGCTTGATACTGAATCTCCGGGTCGATCTCCAGGTCTATGCCCACAAGGAGACCTGCAGCGAGGAGCTTCTGGTCGAGCGCCTCGTGCGCAGAGGCCTGGAGCAGGTGGCCGTCCCTCAAGGACAAGGAGGAGCTTCTGGCCGGAGTAATAAGCCTCTCAGCCCGAAGCTTCAGCTCGTCTGGGGGGCGACGATGTACCACATCGACGATCTCCCGTTCCCTGTCAGCGACCTGCCGGACGTGTACACGCAGTTCAGAAAGGTAGGAGCTCTCCATTCATCCTGACTGCTCTGCAAAGTGCAAACTGTGGTGAGGCTGTTGCTGGCTGTTGTTCGTGAAATGTGATGCTTCTGCCGTGCAGGCGGTCGAGTCGAAGTCCTCGGTCCGGAGCTGCGGCAAGCTGCCGCCTTCGCTCGGGCCGGCCCCGGGTTCCGGCCTGGACGAGATCGGAGGGTGGGGCTCGATACCTACTCTGGAGTCATTGGGTCTGAGTGTGACAAAGGCAGGTTCAGTTAACTGTATTCTATTGATCTTCAGTACCCCACTGTAGTACCCTTTGTGGACATGATTCTGGAATTTCAGTTACAGTTCGTACTGTTTGCCCCTCTATGTAGTCAGAGAAGGGAATGCGTTTCGTCGGAGGAGAGAGCGCGGCGCTGGGAAGGGTCCATGAGTACTTCTGGAAGAATGATCAGGTGAAAGTGTACAAAGAGACCAGGAACGGCATGCTTGGGCCGGACTACTCCACCAAGTTCTCCCCTTGGCTTGCTTCGGGCAGTCTTTCGCCGCGCTATGTTTGCGAAGAGGTGGATATTTAACGTTTTTCTGCAGACATTATCAGCTCCTTCTCTCCTGTGCTAAATGTTTGGTGATAATGCAGGTTAAGAGATACGAGAAGCAGAGAATAGCAAATGATTCCACATACTGGTTAGTCAGTGTGCATTTCTGGCCTAAatttcatgttgaaggtcttgtaAGGAATGCTCAGATTCACTGTCTGGTATGCCGTTCCTGACACGGCGATGGTTTCAGGGTTTTATTTGAGCTGATATGGAGAGACTACTTCAGATTCCTTTCAGCAAAATATGGGAACTCCATTTTCCACTTGGGTAAGGATACAATTGTCTCTCATCGTAAGAAAATGTATCATTCTGAATTCTTGCTTTCCCAGTTTATTACGAAAATAATGCGCAAATGTTTTATCTGGAGAAAAGGTCACGGCCAGCAAAAGAGCATAATCCTTTTGTGAATGCTGTAGGGGGTCCGAGAAAAGTGGCGTCCAAGTGGAGCCAAGATCAGGCATTGTTCGAATCTTGGAAAGATGGTCGGACCGGGTACGGCATACTCCAAGTTGTTCCATCTTTTTGCTGCTTGCCATACCTTCTGAGTTCTGAATCTGGTCATGGTGAATTTCAGGTACCCTCTTATTGATGCCAACATGAAGGAGCTCTTAGCTACAGGTTTCATGTCCAACCGTGGCCGGCAGGTAACTTTCGACATAGTGCTGATCATCAGCATGACTG
The sequence above is drawn from the Triticum aestivum cultivar Chinese Spring chromosome 7A, IWGSC CS RefSeq v2.1, whole genome shotgun sequence genome and encodes:
- the LOC123149308 gene encoding cryptochrome DASH, chloroplastic/mitochondrial — encoded protein: MLHHHHHLLSSSASSFPPAAAQSLLLLPRQPTASLRALLSMADAASTSSSFRPPRAVLAAAVPSLGAEETAAAADEAFRRHTSTGLRRGGGGVAVVWFRSDLRVLDNEALARAWAASGAVLPVYCVDPRVLAGATHRFGFPKTGALRAQFLIECLGDLKQNLQKRGLDLLVRHGKPEDILPAIAKAVSAHTVYAHKETCSEELLVERLVRRGLEQVAVPQGQGGASGRSNKPLSPKLQLVWGATMYHIDDLPFPVSDLPDVYTQFRKAVESKSSVRSCGKLPPSLGPAPGSGLDEIGGWGSIPTLESLGLSVTKSEKGMRFVGGESAALGRVHEYFWKNDQVKVYKETRNGMLGPDYSTKFSPWLASGSLSPRYVCEEVKRYEKQRIANDSTYWVLFELIWRDYFRFLSAKYGNSIFHLGGPRKVASKWSQDQALFESWKDGRTGYPLIDANMKELLATGFMSNRGRQIVCSFLVRDMGIDWRMGAEWFETCLLDYDPASNYGNWTYGAGVGNDPREDRYFSIPKQAKTYDPDGEYVAYWLPELRSLAKERRNFPGASYIKQVVPLKFDGGHQRKDQQFNRQTRPKNIYRRQK